A part of Solea solea chromosome 8, fSolSol10.1, whole genome shotgun sequence genomic DNA contains:
- the kdm2ba gene encoding lysine (K)-specific demethylase 2Ba isoform X1: protein MALSLSGDEEEYDSESEQQRAANRPKPKMGTTSAVKLPSNRSSSSARRRRTRCRKCEACLRTECGECHFCKDMKKFGGPGRMKQSCIMRQCIAPVLPHTAVCVVCKEAGKEDTLEEEEEKFNFMLMECSICNEIVHPNCLKVTDASGVVNDELPNCWECPKCNHAGKSGKVLKQKRGPGFKYASNLPGSLLREQKPVKEEGDASTAAKRRPDREETPRNRPESLAESLHRQPPLLSPSSLPRQRPEDRLRRKRKLFDDEEEDLILRKKEMSDDPYFSKLLHHIKTEEDEDAYKEEEEDGRDPHFRNGAERRGRLGDAEEEADDRDSKNELFNRCVKTPVGDSDQSHCSSPQAGPSSEGSSETQEKGQRPKARRKRRLPNRELSRELSKALNQEIQKTEDCLANENRQPLKVEPETENEEPKRLFRNGSDLGDPRPHLKSKEMNGTPWELRHFYPSQITPLGFNRSTPTNRPVPPRSPPKCVQMERHVIRPPPISPPPDRLPLKDGKTHVIQREDWMKIFRFLSHKELCVCMRVCKTWNRWCCDKRLWAKIDLNRCTSVTPLMLSGIIRRQPICLDLSWTNISKKQLSWLINRLPGLRVLKLSGCSWAAVSALCTSSCPLLRTLDVQWVEGLKDAQMRDLLSPPTDNRPGQLDNRCKLRNLEDLRLAGLDITDTSLRLISRQMPLLSRLDLSYCNHINDQSVNLLTAAGTTTRDSLTEINLSVCNRVTDHSLNFFKRCGSICQIDLRYCKQVTKAACERFIAEMSVSVPFRLREDKLLQKAS, encoded by the exons ATGGCCTTGTCATTGAGTGGAGACGAAGAGGAATATGATTCAGAGTCGGAGCAG cagagggcagccaACCGGCCGAAGCCCAAGATGGGGACGACGTCGGCCGTCAAGCTCCCGTCCAACCGCAGCTCGTCCAGCGCGCGGCGCAGGAGGACGCGCTGCCGGAAGTGCGAGGCATGTCTCCGGACCGAGTGCGGAGAGTGTCACTTCTGCAAGGACATGAAGAAGTTCGGAGGGCCCGGGCGCATGAAGCAGTCGTGCATCATGAGACAGTGCATCGCG CCCGTCCTGCCTCACACGGCGGTGTGCGTGGTGTGCAAAGAGGCGGGGAAGGAGGACacgctggaggaggaggaggagaagttcAACTTCATGCTCATGGAGTGCTCCATCTGCAACGAGATTGTCCATCCCAACTGCCTCAAG GTGACGGACGCGTCGGGAGTGGTGAACGACGAACTCCCCAACTGCTGGGAATGTCCCAAATGCAACCACGCAGGCAAAAGTGGGAAA GTATTGAAGCAAAAAAGGGGTCCAGGGTTCAAGTACGCCTCCAACCTCCCCGGCTCTCTGCTGCGGGAACAGAAGCCtgtgaaggaggagggagacgcGTCCACCGCGGCCAAGAGGAGGCCGGACCGAGAGGAGACGCCCAGGAACCGACCCGAGTCTCTGGCGGAGTCTCTGCACCGACAGCCGCCGCTGCTGTCTCCCAGCAGCCTGCCCAGGCAGAGACCTGAGGACCgactgaggaggaagaggaagctgtTTGACGACGAGGAAGAGGATCTCATTTTGAGGAAGAAG gAAATGTCAGACGATCCATACTTCTCCAAACTTCTGCACCACATCAAAACAGAAGAGGATGAAGACGCgtacaaggaggaggaggaagacgggCGAGACCCTCACTTCCGGAACGGCGCGGAGAGGAGAGGGCGCTTAGGAGACGCCGAAGAGGAAGCGGACGACCGGGACTCCAAGAATGAACTTTTCAATCGCTGCGTTAAAACACCAGTCGGGGACAGCGACCAGTCTCACTGCAGCTCCCCACAGGCCGGCCCCAGCAGCGAGGGCAGCAGCGAGACCCAGGAGAAAGGTCAGCGTCCGAAAGCGCGCCGCAAGCGCCGCCTCCCGAACCGGGAGCTGAGCCGAGAACTGAGCAAAGCACTGAACCAGGAGATCCAGAAGACGGAGGACTGCCTGGCCAACGAGAACCGACAGCCCCTCAAGGTGGAGCCGGAGACGGAGAACGAGGAGCCCAAGAGGCTGTTCCGCAACGGCAGCGACCTCGGGGACCCGAGGCCGCACCTCAAGAGCAAGGAGATGAACGGGACGCCGTGGGAGCTGAGGCACTTCTACCCGAGTCAGATCACGCCGCTGGGTTTCAACCGGAGCACGCCCACCAACCGGCCGGTGCCGCCGCGGTCCCCGCCCAAGTGTGTCCAGATGGAGCGGCACGTCATTCGCCCGCCTCCGATAAGCCCGCCGCCGGACCGGCTGCCCCTGAAAGACGGGAAGACGCACGTCATCCAGCGCGAGGACTGGATGAAGATCTTCCGCTTCCTCTCGCAcaaggagctgtgtgtgtgcatgagagtCTGCAAGACGTGGAACAGATG gtgttgTGATAAGAGACTTTGGGCCAAAATCGATCTGAACCGCTGCACCTCCGTCACTCCGCTCATGCTCAGCGGGATTATCCGGCGACAGCCGATCTGCCTCGACCTCAGCTGGACCAACATCTCCAAGAAACAATTAAGCTGGCTCATCAACAGACTCCCAG GTCTGCGGGTGTTAAAGTTATCGGGCTGCTCCTGGGCCGCCGTGTCCGCGCTCTGCACCTCCAGCTGTCCCCTGCTGCGCACTCTGGACGTGCAGTGGGTCGAGGGACTCAAAGACGCACAGATGAGGGACCTGCTCTCGCCCCCAACAGATAATAGACCAG GTCAGCTGGATAACCGGTGCAAGTTGCGTAACCTGGAGGACCTGCGCCTGGCGGGGCTGGACATCACGGACACGTCGTTACGCCTCATCAGTCGTCAGATGCCCCTGCTGTCCAGGCTGGACCTGAGCTACTGCAACCACATCAACGACCAGTCGGTGAACCTGCTGACAGCAGCGGGCACCACCACCAGAGATTCCCTCACAGAAATCAACCTGTCCG TTTGTAACCGTGTCACGGACCATTCCCTAAACTTTTTCAAGCGCTGTGGAAGCATCTGTCAGATAGACCTCCGCTACTGCAAGCAGGTGACCAAGGCGGCCTGTGAAAGGTTCATTGCGGAAATGTCCGTGAGCGTCCCGTTTAGACTGAGAGAGGACAAACTGCTGCAGAAGGCGAGCTAG
- the kdm2ba gene encoding lysine (K)-specific demethylase 2Ba isoform X5: protein MRFFQLSPEVVVTCERAANRPKPKMGTTSAVKLPSNRSSSSARRRRTRCRKCEACLRTECGECHFCKDMKKFGGPGRMKQSCIMRQCIAPVLPHTAVCVVCKEAGKEDTLEEEEEKFNFMLMECSICNEIVHPNCLKVTDASGVVNDELPNCWECPKCNHAGKSGKVLKQKRGPGFKYASNLPGSLLREQKPVKEEGDASTAAKRRPDREETPRNRPESLAESLHRQPPLLSPSSLPRQRPEDRLRRKRKLFDDEEEDLILRKKEMSDDPYFSKLLHHIKTEEDEDAYKEEEEDGRDPHFRNGAERRGRLGDAEEEADDRDSKNELFNRCVKTPVGDSDQSHCSSPQAGPSSEGSSETQEKGQRPKARRKRRLPNRELSRELSKALNQEIQKTEDCLANENRQPLKVEPETENEEPKRLFRNGSDLGDPRPHLKSKEMNGTPWELRHFYPSQITPLGFNRSTPTNRPVPPRSPPKCVQMERHVIRPPPISPPPDRLPLKDGKTHVIQREDWMKIFRFLSHKELCVCMRVCKTWNRWCCDKRLWAKIDLNRCTSVTPLMLSGIIRRQPICLDLSWTNISKKQLSWLINRLPGLRVLKLSGCSWAAVSALCTSSCPLLRTLDVQWVEGLKDAQMRDLLSPPTDNRPGQLDNRCKLRNLEDLRLAGLDITDTSLRLISRQMPLLSRLDLSYCNHINDQSVNLLTAAGTTTRDSLTEINLSVCNRVTDHSLNFFKRCGSICQIDLRYCKQVTKAACERFIAEMSVSVPFRLREDKLLQKAS from the exons ATGCGTTTCTTTCAGTTGTCTCCTGAAGTAGTTGTCACCTGCGAG agggcagccaACCGGCCGAAGCCCAAGATGGGGACGACGTCGGCCGTCAAGCTCCCGTCCAACCGCAGCTCGTCCAGCGCGCGGCGCAGGAGGACGCGCTGCCGGAAGTGCGAGGCATGTCTCCGGACCGAGTGCGGAGAGTGTCACTTCTGCAAGGACATGAAGAAGTTCGGAGGGCCCGGGCGCATGAAGCAGTCGTGCATCATGAGACAGTGCATCGCG CCCGTCCTGCCTCACACGGCGGTGTGCGTGGTGTGCAAAGAGGCGGGGAAGGAGGACacgctggaggaggaggaggagaagttcAACTTCATGCTCATGGAGTGCTCCATCTGCAACGAGATTGTCCATCCCAACTGCCTCAAG GTGACGGACGCGTCGGGAGTGGTGAACGACGAACTCCCCAACTGCTGGGAATGTCCCAAATGCAACCACGCAGGCAAAAGTGGGAAA GTATTGAAGCAAAAAAGGGGTCCAGGGTTCAAGTACGCCTCCAACCTCCCCGGCTCTCTGCTGCGGGAACAGAAGCCtgtgaaggaggagggagacgcGTCCACCGCGGCCAAGAGGAGGCCGGACCGAGAGGAGACGCCCAGGAACCGACCCGAGTCTCTGGCGGAGTCTCTGCACCGACAGCCGCCGCTGCTGTCTCCCAGCAGCCTGCCCAGGCAGAGACCTGAGGACCgactgaggaggaagaggaagctgtTTGACGACGAGGAAGAGGATCTCATTTTGAGGAAGAAG gAAATGTCAGACGATCCATACTTCTCCAAACTTCTGCACCACATCAAAACAGAAGAGGATGAAGACGCgtacaaggaggaggaggaagacgggCGAGACCCTCACTTCCGGAACGGCGCGGAGAGGAGAGGGCGCTTAGGAGACGCCGAAGAGGAAGCGGACGACCGGGACTCCAAGAATGAACTTTTCAATCGCTGCGTTAAAACACCAGTCGGGGACAGCGACCAGTCTCACTGCAGCTCCCCACAGGCCGGCCCCAGCAGCGAGGGCAGCAGCGAGACCCAGGAGAAAGGTCAGCGTCCGAAAGCGCGCCGCAAGCGCCGCCTCCCGAACCGGGAGCTGAGCCGAGAACTGAGCAAAGCACTGAACCAGGAGATCCAGAAGACGGAGGACTGCCTGGCCAACGAGAACCGACAGCCCCTCAAGGTGGAGCCGGAGACGGAGAACGAGGAGCCCAAGAGGCTGTTCCGCAACGGCAGCGACCTCGGGGACCCGAGGCCGCACCTCAAGAGCAAGGAGATGAACGGGACGCCGTGGGAGCTGAGGCACTTCTACCCGAGTCAGATCACGCCGCTGGGTTTCAACCGGAGCACGCCCACCAACCGGCCGGTGCCGCCGCGGTCCCCGCCCAAGTGTGTCCAGATGGAGCGGCACGTCATTCGCCCGCCTCCGATAAGCCCGCCGCCGGACCGGCTGCCCCTGAAAGACGGGAAGACGCACGTCATCCAGCGCGAGGACTGGATGAAGATCTTCCGCTTCCTCTCGCAcaaggagctgtgtgtgtgcatgagagtCTGCAAGACGTGGAACAGATG gtgttgTGATAAGAGACTTTGGGCCAAAATCGATCTGAACCGCTGCACCTCCGTCACTCCGCTCATGCTCAGCGGGATTATCCGGCGACAGCCGATCTGCCTCGACCTCAGCTGGACCAACATCTCCAAGAAACAATTAAGCTGGCTCATCAACAGACTCCCAG GTCTGCGGGTGTTAAAGTTATCGGGCTGCTCCTGGGCCGCCGTGTCCGCGCTCTGCACCTCCAGCTGTCCCCTGCTGCGCACTCTGGACGTGCAGTGGGTCGAGGGACTCAAAGACGCACAGATGAGGGACCTGCTCTCGCCCCCAACAGATAATAGACCAG GTCAGCTGGATAACCGGTGCAAGTTGCGTAACCTGGAGGACCTGCGCCTGGCGGGGCTGGACATCACGGACACGTCGTTACGCCTCATCAGTCGTCAGATGCCCCTGCTGTCCAGGCTGGACCTGAGCTACTGCAACCACATCAACGACCAGTCGGTGAACCTGCTGACAGCAGCGGGCACCACCACCAGAGATTCCCTCACAGAAATCAACCTGTCCG TTTGTAACCGTGTCACGGACCATTCCCTAAACTTTTTCAAGCGCTGTGGAAGCATCTGTCAGATAGACCTCCGCTACTGCAAGCAGGTGACCAAGGCGGCCTGTGAAAGGTTCATTGCGGAAATGTCCGTGAGCGTCCCGTTTAGACTGAGAGAGGACAAACTGCTGCAGAAGGCGAGCTAG
- the kdm2ba gene encoding lysine (K)-specific demethylase 2Ba isoform X3: protein MALSLSGDEEEYDSESEQQRAANRPKPKMGTTSAVKLPSNRSSSSARRRRTRCRKCEACLRTECGECHFCKDMKKFGGPGRMKQSCIMRQCIAPVLPHTAVCVVCKEAGKEDTLEEEEEKFNFMLMECSICNEIVHPNCLKVTDASGVVNDELPNCWECPKCNHAGKSGKQKRGPGFKYASNLPGSLLREQKPVKEEGDASTAAKRRPDREETPRNRPESLAESLHRQPPLLSPSSLPRQRPEDRLRRKRKLFDDEEEDLILRKKEMSDDPYFSKLLHHIKTEEDEDAYKEEEEDGRDPHFRNGAERRGRLGDAEEEADDRDSKNELFNRCVKTPVGDSDQSHCSSPQAGPSSEGSSETQEKGQRPKARRKRRLPNRELSRELSKALNQEIQKTEDCLANENRQPLKVEPETENEEPKRLFRNGSDLGDPRPHLKSKEMNGTPWELRHFYPSQITPLGFNRSTPTNRPVPPRSPPKCVQMERHVIRPPPISPPPDRLPLKDGKTHVIQREDWMKIFRFLSHKELCVCMRVCKTWNRWCCDKRLWAKIDLNRCTSVTPLMLSGIIRRQPICLDLSWTNISKKQLSWLINRLPGLRVLKLSGCSWAAVSALCTSSCPLLRTLDVQWVEGLKDAQMRDLLSPPTDNRPGQLDNRCKLRNLEDLRLAGLDITDTSLRLISRQMPLLSRLDLSYCNHINDQSVNLLTAAGTTTRDSLTEINLSVCNRVTDHSLNFFKRCGSICQIDLRYCKQVTKAACERFIAEMSVSVPFRLREDKLLQKAS, encoded by the exons ATGGCCTTGTCATTGAGTGGAGACGAAGAGGAATATGATTCAGAGTCGGAGCAG cagagggcagccaACCGGCCGAAGCCCAAGATGGGGACGACGTCGGCCGTCAAGCTCCCGTCCAACCGCAGCTCGTCCAGCGCGCGGCGCAGGAGGACGCGCTGCCGGAAGTGCGAGGCATGTCTCCGGACCGAGTGCGGAGAGTGTCACTTCTGCAAGGACATGAAGAAGTTCGGAGGGCCCGGGCGCATGAAGCAGTCGTGCATCATGAGACAGTGCATCGCG CCCGTCCTGCCTCACACGGCGGTGTGCGTGGTGTGCAAAGAGGCGGGGAAGGAGGACacgctggaggaggaggaggagaagttcAACTTCATGCTCATGGAGTGCTCCATCTGCAACGAGATTGTCCATCCCAACTGCCTCAAG GTGACGGACGCGTCGGGAGTGGTGAACGACGAACTCCCCAACTGCTGGGAATGTCCCAAATGCAACCACGCAGGCAAAAGTGGGAAA CAAAAAAGGGGTCCAGGGTTCAAGTACGCCTCCAACCTCCCCGGCTCTCTGCTGCGGGAACAGAAGCCtgtgaaggaggagggagacgcGTCCACCGCGGCCAAGAGGAGGCCGGACCGAGAGGAGACGCCCAGGAACCGACCCGAGTCTCTGGCGGAGTCTCTGCACCGACAGCCGCCGCTGCTGTCTCCCAGCAGCCTGCCCAGGCAGAGACCTGAGGACCgactgaggaggaagaggaagctgtTTGACGACGAGGAAGAGGATCTCATTTTGAGGAAGAAG gAAATGTCAGACGATCCATACTTCTCCAAACTTCTGCACCACATCAAAACAGAAGAGGATGAAGACGCgtacaaggaggaggaggaagacgggCGAGACCCTCACTTCCGGAACGGCGCGGAGAGGAGAGGGCGCTTAGGAGACGCCGAAGAGGAAGCGGACGACCGGGACTCCAAGAATGAACTTTTCAATCGCTGCGTTAAAACACCAGTCGGGGACAGCGACCAGTCTCACTGCAGCTCCCCACAGGCCGGCCCCAGCAGCGAGGGCAGCAGCGAGACCCAGGAGAAAGGTCAGCGTCCGAAAGCGCGCCGCAAGCGCCGCCTCCCGAACCGGGAGCTGAGCCGAGAACTGAGCAAAGCACTGAACCAGGAGATCCAGAAGACGGAGGACTGCCTGGCCAACGAGAACCGACAGCCCCTCAAGGTGGAGCCGGAGACGGAGAACGAGGAGCCCAAGAGGCTGTTCCGCAACGGCAGCGACCTCGGGGACCCGAGGCCGCACCTCAAGAGCAAGGAGATGAACGGGACGCCGTGGGAGCTGAGGCACTTCTACCCGAGTCAGATCACGCCGCTGGGTTTCAACCGGAGCACGCCCACCAACCGGCCGGTGCCGCCGCGGTCCCCGCCCAAGTGTGTCCAGATGGAGCGGCACGTCATTCGCCCGCCTCCGATAAGCCCGCCGCCGGACCGGCTGCCCCTGAAAGACGGGAAGACGCACGTCATCCAGCGCGAGGACTGGATGAAGATCTTCCGCTTCCTCTCGCAcaaggagctgtgtgtgtgcatgagagtCTGCAAGACGTGGAACAGATG gtgttgTGATAAGAGACTTTGGGCCAAAATCGATCTGAACCGCTGCACCTCCGTCACTCCGCTCATGCTCAGCGGGATTATCCGGCGACAGCCGATCTGCCTCGACCTCAGCTGGACCAACATCTCCAAGAAACAATTAAGCTGGCTCATCAACAGACTCCCAG GTCTGCGGGTGTTAAAGTTATCGGGCTGCTCCTGGGCCGCCGTGTCCGCGCTCTGCACCTCCAGCTGTCCCCTGCTGCGCACTCTGGACGTGCAGTGGGTCGAGGGACTCAAAGACGCACAGATGAGGGACCTGCTCTCGCCCCCAACAGATAATAGACCAG GTCAGCTGGATAACCGGTGCAAGTTGCGTAACCTGGAGGACCTGCGCCTGGCGGGGCTGGACATCACGGACACGTCGTTACGCCTCATCAGTCGTCAGATGCCCCTGCTGTCCAGGCTGGACCTGAGCTACTGCAACCACATCAACGACCAGTCGGTGAACCTGCTGACAGCAGCGGGCACCACCACCAGAGATTCCCTCACAGAAATCAACCTGTCCG TTTGTAACCGTGTCACGGACCATTCCCTAAACTTTTTCAAGCGCTGTGGAAGCATCTGTCAGATAGACCTCCGCTACTGCAAGCAGGTGACCAAGGCGGCCTGTGAAAGGTTCATTGCGGAAATGTCCGTGAGCGTCCCGTTTAGACTGAGAGAGGACAAACTGCTGCAGAAGGCGAGCTAG
- the kdm2ba gene encoding lysine (K)-specific demethylase 2Ba isoform X2: MALSLSGDEEEYDSESEQRAANRPKPKMGTTSAVKLPSNRSSSSARRRRTRCRKCEACLRTECGECHFCKDMKKFGGPGRMKQSCIMRQCIAPVLPHTAVCVVCKEAGKEDTLEEEEEKFNFMLMECSICNEIVHPNCLKVTDASGVVNDELPNCWECPKCNHAGKSGKVLKQKRGPGFKYASNLPGSLLREQKPVKEEGDASTAAKRRPDREETPRNRPESLAESLHRQPPLLSPSSLPRQRPEDRLRRKRKLFDDEEEDLILRKKEMSDDPYFSKLLHHIKTEEDEDAYKEEEEDGRDPHFRNGAERRGRLGDAEEEADDRDSKNELFNRCVKTPVGDSDQSHCSSPQAGPSSEGSSETQEKGQRPKARRKRRLPNRELSRELSKALNQEIQKTEDCLANENRQPLKVEPETENEEPKRLFRNGSDLGDPRPHLKSKEMNGTPWELRHFYPSQITPLGFNRSTPTNRPVPPRSPPKCVQMERHVIRPPPISPPPDRLPLKDGKTHVIQREDWMKIFRFLSHKELCVCMRVCKTWNRWCCDKRLWAKIDLNRCTSVTPLMLSGIIRRQPICLDLSWTNISKKQLSWLINRLPGLRVLKLSGCSWAAVSALCTSSCPLLRTLDVQWVEGLKDAQMRDLLSPPTDNRPGQLDNRCKLRNLEDLRLAGLDITDTSLRLISRQMPLLSRLDLSYCNHINDQSVNLLTAAGTTTRDSLTEINLSVCNRVTDHSLNFFKRCGSICQIDLRYCKQVTKAACERFIAEMSVSVPFRLREDKLLQKAS, from the exons ATGGCCTTGTCATTGAGTGGAGACGAAGAGGAATATGATTCAGAGTCGGAGCAG agggcagccaACCGGCCGAAGCCCAAGATGGGGACGACGTCGGCCGTCAAGCTCCCGTCCAACCGCAGCTCGTCCAGCGCGCGGCGCAGGAGGACGCGCTGCCGGAAGTGCGAGGCATGTCTCCGGACCGAGTGCGGAGAGTGTCACTTCTGCAAGGACATGAAGAAGTTCGGAGGGCCCGGGCGCATGAAGCAGTCGTGCATCATGAGACAGTGCATCGCG CCCGTCCTGCCTCACACGGCGGTGTGCGTGGTGTGCAAAGAGGCGGGGAAGGAGGACacgctggaggaggaggaggagaagttcAACTTCATGCTCATGGAGTGCTCCATCTGCAACGAGATTGTCCATCCCAACTGCCTCAAG GTGACGGACGCGTCGGGAGTGGTGAACGACGAACTCCCCAACTGCTGGGAATGTCCCAAATGCAACCACGCAGGCAAAAGTGGGAAA GTATTGAAGCAAAAAAGGGGTCCAGGGTTCAAGTACGCCTCCAACCTCCCCGGCTCTCTGCTGCGGGAACAGAAGCCtgtgaaggaggagggagacgcGTCCACCGCGGCCAAGAGGAGGCCGGACCGAGAGGAGACGCCCAGGAACCGACCCGAGTCTCTGGCGGAGTCTCTGCACCGACAGCCGCCGCTGCTGTCTCCCAGCAGCCTGCCCAGGCAGAGACCTGAGGACCgactgaggaggaagaggaagctgtTTGACGACGAGGAAGAGGATCTCATTTTGAGGAAGAAG gAAATGTCAGACGATCCATACTTCTCCAAACTTCTGCACCACATCAAAACAGAAGAGGATGAAGACGCgtacaaggaggaggaggaagacgggCGAGACCCTCACTTCCGGAACGGCGCGGAGAGGAGAGGGCGCTTAGGAGACGCCGAAGAGGAAGCGGACGACCGGGACTCCAAGAATGAACTTTTCAATCGCTGCGTTAAAACACCAGTCGGGGACAGCGACCAGTCTCACTGCAGCTCCCCACAGGCCGGCCCCAGCAGCGAGGGCAGCAGCGAGACCCAGGAGAAAGGTCAGCGTCCGAAAGCGCGCCGCAAGCGCCGCCTCCCGAACCGGGAGCTGAGCCGAGAACTGAGCAAAGCACTGAACCAGGAGATCCAGAAGACGGAGGACTGCCTGGCCAACGAGAACCGACAGCCCCTCAAGGTGGAGCCGGAGACGGAGAACGAGGAGCCCAAGAGGCTGTTCCGCAACGGCAGCGACCTCGGGGACCCGAGGCCGCACCTCAAGAGCAAGGAGATGAACGGGACGCCGTGGGAGCTGAGGCACTTCTACCCGAGTCAGATCACGCCGCTGGGTTTCAACCGGAGCACGCCCACCAACCGGCCGGTGCCGCCGCGGTCCCCGCCCAAGTGTGTCCAGATGGAGCGGCACGTCATTCGCCCGCCTCCGATAAGCCCGCCGCCGGACCGGCTGCCCCTGAAAGACGGGAAGACGCACGTCATCCAGCGCGAGGACTGGATGAAGATCTTCCGCTTCCTCTCGCAcaaggagctgtgtgtgtgcatgagagtCTGCAAGACGTGGAACAGATG gtgttgTGATAAGAGACTTTGGGCCAAAATCGATCTGAACCGCTGCACCTCCGTCACTCCGCTCATGCTCAGCGGGATTATCCGGCGACAGCCGATCTGCCTCGACCTCAGCTGGACCAACATCTCCAAGAAACAATTAAGCTGGCTCATCAACAGACTCCCAG GTCTGCGGGTGTTAAAGTTATCGGGCTGCTCCTGGGCCGCCGTGTCCGCGCTCTGCACCTCCAGCTGTCCCCTGCTGCGCACTCTGGACGTGCAGTGGGTCGAGGGACTCAAAGACGCACAGATGAGGGACCTGCTCTCGCCCCCAACAGATAATAGACCAG GTCAGCTGGATAACCGGTGCAAGTTGCGTAACCTGGAGGACCTGCGCCTGGCGGGGCTGGACATCACGGACACGTCGTTACGCCTCATCAGTCGTCAGATGCCCCTGCTGTCCAGGCTGGACCTGAGCTACTGCAACCACATCAACGACCAGTCGGTGAACCTGCTGACAGCAGCGGGCACCACCACCAGAGATTCCCTCACAGAAATCAACCTGTCCG TTTGTAACCGTGTCACGGACCATTCCCTAAACTTTTTCAAGCGCTGTGGAAGCATCTGTCAGATAGACCTCCGCTACTGCAAGCAGGTGACCAAGGCGGCCTGTGAAAGGTTCATTGCGGAAATGTCCGTGAGCGTCCCGTTTAGACTGAGAGAGGACAAACTGCTGCAGAAGGCGAGCTAG